Within Desulfocurvus vexinensis DSM 17965, the genomic segment ATGCGTCCCACCCTCCGGCGCCCGGGGGCGCCCCGTTGCAGGCCGCCGCCCGTGGCGGAGCCTGTTTCTAAAACCCTTTGCCGACAGCGTCAACGCCAGCGGCGCGCAACCAAAAGGAAAGGCCCCCGCGGGCAGGGGGCCAGGGAACGGGGAGTATCGGCGGACACCCCGCGCGGGGCGGGGGGAATCCCTTTGTTCGGGCCTGGATCCGTGGTCGCGGCCCCGGGCGGAACCGCTCCGCCCGGGACTGCGAACCTTCCCTTTCCGTCAACCAAGAGGGAGCCGGGGCAAGACTGTGCTTTTCGTTCAACCTGAACCCTTGTCCTGGCCGGATGCCGAAGCTCGCTGCACTGTTTGTTCGCTCAAACAGCACGCAAGTCCTTGATAGCTCCCGGGCCGGAGGCTGTCAACACGCGCGGGGCACAAAACGCGAAAATCGGCGCGACAGAATGAAAATCGTTCGAGGACAAGGCCTTGCAGCACACGTGCCGCCGCGCGGGCCTGGGTTTGGCGGCCTGCCGGCCCGGGCGGGACGGGGCGTCCGGCGGACGCCCGTGCGCGGGCCTGATTGCGGCGACCCTGCCGTCACGGGGGCGCCGGGGCTGGCGCCGACAGCGCAGGCCGCCCGGGCGCGGCCTGCGTGCCTGGCCGCAGGGCCCCGGGGCTGCACCCGCGCGCCCTGTCGTGTGCACGCGGGAACGCCGCTGGCTGGCGGCAGGCGTCCGAGGGCCGCGCCCGAGCGTCAGGGGCCTCGCGCCATGCCGCGCGGCCCGGCGTGCCGGGCGGCGGCGCCCCAGGGCTGCGCCCGCGCGCCCCGGAAGGCACAACTCCCCAGCGCCTGCGGCGTGGCCCGCGCCGCTGCTGCGCCCAGGCCCCGGGGATGCGACCGCTCCCCACGCCCCCGTCCCCCGCACGGGCCCACGCCCCGCCCTGCCCTACCCCAGGACGCACCAGGGGCCGGGCCCGGGAAGGTCGCTCCTCCCCCGGCTCCGGCCCCTGCCGCCCGGCGCGCCGGACGCGCCCGGCCTCCCGGCATCGCCCCGAGCCGCGCCCGGGGCCTTGCCCCCACCCCGCCGCGCCCCGCGCGGCGCGGCGCCCTAGAACTCCAGATGCCGGGGCGTGCGCGGGCAGGGGATCACGTCGCGGATGTTGGTCACGCCCGTGACCATCATCAACAGGCGCTCGAAGCCCATGCCGAAGCCGGAGTGCGGCACGCTGCCAAAGCGGCGCAGCTCCATGTACCACCAGTACTCCTCCTCGGGCAGACCCATCTCGCGGATGCGCGCGGCCAGCACGTCGGCGCGCTCCTCACGCTGGCTGCCGCCGATGATCTCGCCCACGCGCGGCACCAGCACGTCCATGGCCGCCACGGTGCGCCCGTCGTCGTTCTGGCGCATATAGAAGGCCTTGATATCCTTGGGATAGTCATGGACGATGACCGGGCGCTTGAAGATCTCCTCGCTCAGGAACCGCTCGTGTTCGGTCTGCAGATCCAGCCCCCAGGACACGGGGTACTCGAAGCGCGGGGCGCCCTTGGCCGTGGTGGCCTCCTTTTCCAGCAGGGCGATGGCCTCGGTGTAGGACACGCGGGCGAAGGGCCCGGCGAGGATGCCGTCCAGGGTGGCCTCCAGGGTCTTGTCCACCCAGGCGGCGAACAGGGCCAAGTCCTCGGCGCAGCGCTCGCGCAGCTGGGCGACCAGGAATTTGAGGAACGCCTCGCCCAGGTCCATGTTGTCGGTCAGGTCGGCGAAGGCCATCTCGGGCTCGACCATCCAGAACTCGGCGGCGTGGCGCGGGGTGTTGGAGTTCTCGGCGCGGAAGGTGGGCCCGAAGGTGTACACGTCGCCCAGGGAGCAGGCGAATATCTCCGCCGCCAGCTGGCCGGAGACGGTCAGCGACGCGGCCTTGCCGAAGAAGTCGTCCCCCGGGCCCTGGGCCTTGCCCGCGTAGGGGTCCAGGGTGGTCACGCGGAACATCTCGCCCGCGCCCTCGCAGTCCGAGCCGGTGATGATCGGCGCGTGGACCCACGAGAACCCGCGCTGGCGGAAGAAGTCGTGCACGGCCTGGGCGGCCTCGGAGCGGATGCGGAACAGGGCGCCGAACTTGTTGGTGCGCGGGCGCAGGTGGGCGATGGAGCGCAGGAACTCGTCGCTGTGGCGCTTCTTCTGCAGGGGGTAGCTCTCGGGGTCGGCCTCGCCCACCAGGCGCATGGCCGTGGCGCGCAGCTCCCAGCGCTGGCCCTTGCCCGGCGATTCCACCAGGTCGCCCGAGACCTCCACAGCGGCGCCGGTGCCCGCGCGGGGCATGTCGTCCCAGCCGGGCAGGCCCTCGTCCACCACGGCCTGGAGGTTGGCCAGGCAGGAGCCGTCGTTGATTTCCAGGAAGGCGAAGCCCTTGCCCTCGCGTCGGGTGCGCACCCAGCCGCAGACGCGTACGCCCTGGGCGGGCGCCGTGGCCGCCAGGGCGGCCTTGACCTTGATGCGATTGTTCATGCGCTCCTCGCTTGCTTGCATGTCTCAGTCCTCGGCCACGTCGGCCACCGTGCCGCCGCAGGCCCGCTCCAGCTCGGGCGGGGTCAGGCGGAACAGGGCGTGGGGCGTGCCTGCGGCGGCCCACACGGTGTCGTGGCGGAAAATATCACGGTCCAGGAAGGTCACGGGCGGATGGGCGTGGCCCAGGGGCGGCCCCCCGCCGATGACGTAGCCCGTCATCTCGCGCACGAAGGCCGCGTCGGCCTTTTCCAGAGGCTCGCCCAACAAGGCGCGGACCTTGGCCGTGTCCACGCGGTTGGCCCCGCTGGTGACCACCAGGACGTGGCGCCCGCTGTATGGCGCGCGAAAGACGATGGACTTGGCGATCTGGGCCACCTGGCAGCCGACCACGGCGGCGGCCTGGGCCGCAGTGCGCGTGGCCTCGGGCATCTCGGTCACCGTCAGTTCGAGCCCGCAGTCCGCAAGGGCCCGCTGCACGCGGGCGGCGCTGGCGCTCAGTTCCCTGGCCTCGTCCACTGTCCCCTCCTCCGGGCCCGCCGCACTTGACGCGGGCGGGCATCTGCGCAAAGTATCCCTGTCGGCGCGGCGCGGCCCCGGGGCCGCGCGCCGCCCGGTCAGGCTGTACCCGATTTTGCGGCGGACCGCCACCGTCCCCGCCGGCCCCCCTCCGCCTCCCCAGGGAGGCCCCCCAACCAGGAGCACACAAGCCATGGGCTTTTTCAGCAGACTGAAGTTCTGGTCCAACAAGGACGGGGACGCCACCCCGGGCCAGGAGGCGGCACCCGCCCCGGCCCCCCAGGCGCAGGCCCCCGCCGGGGAGGCCCCCGCCCCCGCAGCCCAGGCCGCACCCCAGGAGACCGCCGTCACCGCCGCAGAGCCCTGGCAGCGCGAGCTGACCCTGGCCCTGCGCGCCGCCGAGCCGCGCCTGTCGCAGTGGCTGACCCTGGCACTGGACGGCGTGACGCATAAGGGTCCGCAGCTCTGGGCGCGCCTGGAGTTCCTCTTCCGCGCCCTGGGCGCGCCCGAGGCCGAGGCCCGCGACTTCAGCGCGCGCTTCGCGGCCTGGCTGGAGGCCATGGAATACGAGCGCGTGGAGGAGTTCCGCTCGGAGCTGCAATACCGCTTGGCCCTGGCCCTGGACCTGGAGGACGAGGAGGACGAACGCTCGCGGCTGCTGGTCAAGCTCTCCGAAGGCCTGGAGAAGACCCGCGAGCGCATCACCCAGCGCATCGACGGGCTTTTGTCCGCTCATAAGGTAATGGACGAAGGCTTCTGGGAAGAGCTGGAGGAAATCCTGATCATGGCCGACGTGGGCTACGAGGCCGCCACCACGCTCACGGCCAACCTGCGCGAGCGCGCCCGCAAGGCCGACACCACCGACCCGGCGGCCTTCAGGGGCTTCCTGGCCGAGGAGCTGGCGGGCCTGTTCAAGACCGCGCGGCGCATCAGCGCCGTGAACCCGCCCGAGGTGGTGCTGGTCATCGGCGTCAACGGCGTGGGCAAGACCACGACCATCGCCAAGCTGGCCCACCGGGCCCAGATGCAAGGCCGCAAGGTGCTCGTGGCCGCCGGGGACACCTTCCGCGCCGCAGCCATGGAGCAACTCCAGGTCTGGGCCGGGCGCGTGGGCGCGGGCTTCTACGGCAAGGGCGAGGGCGCGGACCCCGCCGCCGTGGCCTTCGAGGCCGTGGACAAGGCCGTGCGCGAGGGCTACGACATCCTCTTCGTGGACACCGCCGGGCGCCTGCACACCAAGACCAACCTCATGGAAGAACTGAAGAAGATCCGCGCCGTGCTGGGCAAGAAGCACCCCGGCGCGCCGCACCGCTCCATCCTGGTGCTCGACGCCACCACCGGCCAGAACGCCCTGTCGCAGACCAAGCTCTTCTCCGAGGCCGCCGGGGTGGACGAAATCGTGCTGACCAAGCTCGACGGCACGGCCAAGGGCGGGGTGGTGGTGGCCATTGCCCTGCAGTTCGGCGTGCCCATCACCTTCGTGGGCCTGGGCGAGAAGATGGAAGACCTGCGGCCCTTCAACGGCCGCGACTTCGCCGCCGCCCTGCTGGGCGCGGGCTGACCCCACGGCGGGCCGCCCGCGTCCCGCCGCCCTGGCCCAGA encodes:
- the asnS gene encoding asparagine--tRNA ligase; protein product: MNNRIKVKAALAATAPAQGVRVCGWVRTRREGKGFAFLEINDGSCLANLQAVVDEGLPGWDDMPRAGTGAAVEVSGDLVESPGKGQRWELRATAMRLVGEADPESYPLQKKRHSDEFLRSIAHLRPRTNKFGALFRIRSEAAQAVHDFFRQRGFSWVHAPIITGSDCEGAGEMFRVTTLDPYAGKAQGPGDDFFGKAASLTVSGQLAAEIFACSLGDVYTFGPTFRAENSNTPRHAAEFWMVEPEMAFADLTDNMDLGEAFLKFLVAQLRERCAEDLALFAAWVDKTLEATLDGILAGPFARVSYTEAIALLEKEATTAKGAPRFEYPVSWGLDLQTEHERFLSEEIFKRPVIVHDYPKDIKAFYMRQNDDGRTVAAMDVLVPRVGEIIGGSQREERADVLAARIREMGLPEEEYWWYMELRRFGSVPHSGFGMGFERLLMMVTGVTNIRDVIPCPRTPRHLEF
- a CDS encoding YbaK/EbsC family protein, producing the protein MDEARELSASAARVQRALADCGLELTVTEMPEATRTAAQAAAVVGCQVAQIAKSIVFRAPYSGRHVLVVTSGANRVDTAKVRALLGEPLEKADAAFVREMTGYVIGGGPPLGHAHPPVTFLDRDIFRHDTVWAAAGTPHALFRLTPPELERACGGTVADVAED
- the ftsY gene encoding signal recognition particle-docking protein FtsY; the protein is MGFFSRLKFWSNKDGDATPGQEAAPAPAPQAQAPAGEAPAPAAQAAPQETAVTAAEPWQRELTLALRAAEPRLSQWLTLALDGVTHKGPQLWARLEFLFRALGAPEAEARDFSARFAAWLEAMEYERVEEFRSELQYRLALALDLEDEEDERSRLLVKLSEGLEKTRERITQRIDGLLSAHKVMDEGFWEELEEILIMADVGYEAATTLTANLRERARKADTTDPAAFRGFLAEELAGLFKTARRISAVNPPEVVLVIGVNGVGKTTTIAKLAHRAQMQGRKVLVAAGDTFRAAAMEQLQVWAGRVGAGFYGKGEGADPAAVAFEAVDKAVREGYDILFVDTAGRLHTKTNLMEELKKIRAVLGKKHPGAPHRSILVLDATTGQNALSQTKLFSEAAGVDEIVLTKLDGTAKGGVVVAIALQFGVPITFVGLGEKMEDLRPFNGRDFAAALLGAG